GTTTCGCCATGCAGAAATTCATCATCAAGCCGATTTTCGAGGCGGAAAAGGATGTTCGTGAGCCGATCACGGTCATTATCGTCACCACCGGGATCTGGTATGTCCTCGATAACCTCGCCCTGCTCCTGTTCGGTGCCCAGTTCCGCGTTGCCAAGACCTCGGTGACCGGGAAAATGCTGGAGATTTTCGACATGTATTTTCTCTGGCCCAAGATCATCGGCGCCGGCATTACTCTGCTGCTCGGTCTTTACCTGTACTGGTTCCTCAAATATTCGCGGATGGGCAAGGCCGTTCGTGCCACCTCTCTGGATCGCGAGGCCGCGACCCTGATGGGGATCAAGCAGAATCGTATTTACAATATTGTCTTCGGCCTCGGTTGCGCCTGTTGCGGCGTTGCCGCCTGCGTGCTGGTGCCCTTTTACTATGTCTATCCGACGGTCGGGGTGCCCTTCGACATCAAGGCCTTCATCATTGTTGTGCTCGGCGGGCTTGGCAGTATTCCCGGTGCCATCCTCGGCGGGATCATTCTCGGAGTCATCGAGACCCTGGGCGCCCAGTTCATGGCGGCCACCTGGACCGAAATGCTCATCTATGTCTTTTTCCTTCTGGTTCTGTTTGTCAAGCCGTCAGGACTGTTTGGATTGAAACAGGACTATTAAGGGGACGTACCAATGAAACTGCTTACAGACCAGTCACCATTCCATAAAATAGCGACCCTGCTGATTATCGCCGGCCTGCTGGCCCTGCCGCTGGTGGTCAGTAATCCGTCGGTGATGCAGATCTTTATCCTGATCATCTTTTACGCCTACCTGACCTCATGCTGGAACTTTGTCGGCGGGTTTGCCGGGGTGCTGCCGTTGGGGCACTCGGCCTTTGTCGGGATCGGCGCCTACACTTCGACCACCCTCTACCTGACCTATGGGGTCAGCCCCTGGTTCGGTATGCTGGTCGGCGGGGTGCTGGCGGCGATCATGGGGATTCTCATCGGTCTGCCGACTCTCAAGTTGCGCGGCGCCTACTTTGCCCTGGCGACCATCGCCTTTGGTGAAGCGACTCGGGTGCTGGTGGAAAACGTCGAGAAGATCGGGCCTTTCGAAATCCGCGGGCCGAAAGGGTTGCTCATCAACCTGGCCGGCAATTCCCTGGCGGATTTTCAGTTTTCGAGCAAAGCACCCTATTACTACATTATTCTGTTCATGCTGCTGCTGGTGCTGTTACTGACCTTCGTCATGATGAATTCCAAGGTCGGCTACTACCTGGCCGCCGGTGGCGAAGAGCCGGAAGCGGCCGAGGCCTTGGGGATCAAGGTGTCCAAATACAAACTGATCGCCATGGCGATCAGCTGCTTCCTGACCGCCCTGGGCGGAACCTTTTACGCCCAACTGGTGCTGTACTTTTATCCCAAATCGATCCTCGGTCTCGATCTGTCCTATGAAATTGCCTTCATCGCTCTGATCGGCGGGCGTGGCACCATTCTTGGGCCGATCCTCGGCGCGTTGCTGCTGCGCCCGGTCGGGGAACTGACCCGGATCTATCTGTCCGATTCCCTGCCCGGGCTGCATCTGATTATCTTCGGACTGGTGCTGATCATTGTCATGCGCTATCAGCCCAAAGGCCTGGTGGAGCCGGTGTCACGTTGGTTCAACCGGCTGGCGAGGCGGGTTGACCAGGGGGACAACAATCGCAAGCAAGAGGAGGACTGTCATGGCGTTGCTGACAGTTGAAAAAGTGGTCAAACAGTTCGGCGGGCTGACCGCGGTCAATGCCGTCGACATGTGCGTGGAAAAAAATCAAATCGTCGGGGTGATCGGACCCAACGGGGCCGGCAAAACCACCCTGTTCAACTGCATCGCCGGGGCTTTTCCGCTGACCAGCGGCAGCATCCTTTTTGAAGGGCAGGAGATGGCCGGCAAGAAACCCTATGAGATCTGTCAGCTGGGTATTACCCGGACCTTTCAGGTGGTGAAACCCTTTGCCTCGAAAACAGTACTCTATAACACCATGGTCGGTGCCTTCGCCAATACCAATGTTCTGGGCGAAGCCCGCTCCAAAGCGTTGGAGGTGCTGAAAATTCTTGATCTGTATGAAAAAAAGGATGTGGTTTCCAAAAACCTGACCCTTCCCGAACGGAAACGCCTGGAACTGGCCCGGGCTCTGGCCACCGAGCCGAAATTGCTGCTCCTTGATGAAGTCATGGCCGGGCTGCGGCCGTCGGAAGTGACCGAAATGCTGCCGGTGATCCGGCGCATCAACCAGGTCGGGGTCAGCATCATCATTGTCGAGCACATCATGCAGGCGATCATGAATCTGTCCGAGCGGGTCTATGTCATCAACTTCGGCAAGAAGATCGCCGAAGGCACCCCCCATGAGGTCCTCGCCGATGCGGAGGTTGTCAAAGCATACCTTGGAGAGCAATATGTCGTTGATCAACATTAACAATATCAGTGTCGGCTATGGCGAAATCCAGGTGCTGTTCGATGTTTCGCTGGAGGTGCGGGAAGGGGAGATCCTGAGTATTGTCGGTGCCAACGGCGCCGGTAAGTCGACCCTGCTCAAAACCATCTCCGGGCTGCTGACTCCAAGCCAAGGGGAAATTGTTTTTGCCGGGGAGACGATTTCGCGCCAACCCGCTGACGAGATCGTTGGAAAAGGGCTGATTCATGTCCCGGAAGGACGGCGCCTGTTTTCGCTGATGACCGTGCTGGAGAATCTGGAACTCGGTGCCTTCAGCCCCAACGCCCGCCACCGCTTTGAGCAGAACCTGACAGAGGTCTATGCCCTGTTTCCCCGCCTGGCCGAACGGAAAACCCAGTTGGCCGGGACCCTGTCCGGGGGGGAACAGCAGATGGTCGCCATCGGCCGGGGGATCATGGCCCAACCGAAGGTGATGATGCTCGACGAACCTTCCCTGGGCTTGGCACCGGTGTTGAAAAAAGATATTTTCGCGGCCATCAGGAAGATCGCCAGGGAATACGGGGTCACCATAATCCTGGTGGAGCAGGATCTGATCAACTCCATGGCGATCAGCGATCGGGCTTACGTGATGGAGCAGGGGCAAATTGTCCTTGAAGGGAGCAGCGGTGATCTGCTCAATGATCCCCATGTCAAGGCGGCCTATCTGGGCGTCTGAATCTTTTTGCCGTTGCCGTGGGAAAGTCAGCAACAATCGGCTTTTCTACGGTAACGGGCAGCGAACAACCCCGCTGTTCAGCCTCTTCTTCCGTCCGCCACGCTCCGTTCTGCCTGACCACCACTCCTTTTTAAACTCCGGATCTGGGTGTTCTGGCAGCCCCTTATGAACAGTTGGAACACTACGGTTCCGGGCTGTTTGATGTTTCCTTTGTCTCTTTCCCCCCTTTTGTGAGACAATTCCACAAATTTTTAACATCTTTTTATCAGTACCCCTGCCTGTGAGGTGATCTCATGAAAGCAGCCGCGTTTCTGACTTTGATCGTAGGGGCGGTGAGCCTGTTTCTGCTGCCTTCATGTGAGCGGAAGGAGCCGATCAAGATCGGTTTTATCGGGGGGCTTTCCGGCCGGGTTGCCGATTTGGGTGTCGGTGGCCGCAACGGCGTTCAACTGGCGGTGGAGAAGGTCAATGCGGGAGGAGGTATTGGCGGCAGATTGATTGAGCTGGTGGTGAAAGATGATCAGCAGAATCCAGCGACGGCGAGGCAGGCTGTCACCGATTTGCTCGACCAAAAGGTCGAACTGATCATCGGCCCGATGACCAGCGCCATGGCCATGGCGGTCTTGCCGCAGATAAACAAGGCCCGGACAGTCCTGCTCAGCCCCACGGTGACCACGACGGAGCTGTTCGGGATCGATGATTTTTTTGTGCGGGTGACCGCCACCACCCGGGAGTATGCCGCGAAAAGTGCCCGCTACCAGTTTCAGCAGCGAGGGGCCAAGACGGTCGCGGCCATTTATGACCGCAGCAATCTTGCTTACACGGCAAGCTGGCTGGACGATTTTCGGACGACGTTTGAAGGCCTGGGCGGCAAGCTGGTCGATATCCGGCCCTTTGACTCGGGGCAGGACACGGTTTTTTTACCGTTGGCGAAGGATCTGGTGACTGCTAACGCCGATCTGGTGCTGATTATCGCCAATGCCATGGATGCCGCGCTGATCTGCCAGCAGGTGAATAAGCTCGCTCCTGGCCAGAAAATCGCCATGTCCGAGTGGGCTTCGACGGAACGTTTTATCGAACTGGCGGGCAAAGCTTCCGAAGACGTTGTGGTTTCCCAATTCATGGATACCACGGATCGTTCCCAGGCCTTTATTGATTTTCAGGCCGCCTATCTTGAGCGTTTCCACCACCCGATCGGTTTTGCCGCCCTTGCCGGGTATGATGCTGCCCAGGTGGCCCTTGCCGCCATCAAAGCGCGTGCTGACGGGGAATCTTTAAAAGATACCATCTTGAGAAAAAGACGGTTTCAAGGGGTTCAGCAAGAGTTTGAAATTGATCGTTTCGGAGATTCAGAACGGAAAGTCATTATTTCCGTGATCCGTAATTATCACTTTGCCAAGCTGGAGTAGCCGATGGCCAGCCATTCCTTGCGCAGGATCCTGGCCGGCTATCTGCTGGTCGCCATCTTCCTGCCTTCCGTCGTTCTGGTGGTTTTTGGAGGCATCTGGATTCCTCCCCAGGTTCGTGCCGATATTGAACAGCGCCAGGCCGAATTGGCCCGGGCGGTGAGCAAGCAGGTGGACAGTTATCTGCAGGAAGGCACCTCCATGGTTCAGCTGGCCGCAGCCATGCATCGGGATTTTGACGCGGGCTCCGGGCACTGGCGGCAGTTGGACTATCTGCTTGATACGACGAAGAGCATCAACAGCATTTATCTGATTGATGCGGACGGAACGGTCATTGACGTGGCTCTGAAAGGGGAAGGAAAAAAACACCGCCAGGACCTGGCTGCCCTCGATCTTTCGGCCAATCCACTGTTCCGTGAATTGGCGCAGGACGGTCACCCGCATTGGTCGAAAACCTTTCTTTCCGTTATCCACGGTGGACTGGTTTCCGCTTATGGCCTGCGCAGGGACGGGGTGACCTTTATCGGCGAAGTCGATTTGGATTTTCTCACCCGATTCCTGCGCCAAATCAGTCAGAGTGACGATAGTCTGATTTTTCTGGTCGATCATTACGGTCAGATCGTCGCGGATAATAACGGGATCTATACCGCGCAGCAGCACAACGTTGCCAATCTGCAGCTGGTGAAATCCAGCATCGCTACTGAAGGCCAGGTGACCGGACTGTTCAGGTTTGCTGGCAGAGACATGATCGGCACCGTGCTCCCGATTCCCGGAGTCGATTGGCATATTCTGGTCGCCAGGCCGACGGCGGTCGCTTATCGCACCATCTGGAACCTCGCCAAAATAGTGTTCAGCGGGGTGGTTGCCGCTTTTGTGGCCGGGTTGCTGGCGTCGTTTCTGCTCTCTCGCAAACTGGCCCTGCGCTTCGCGGCATTGACCGATCATGCCCGGAAAGTGGCAAAAGGGGATCAAGGCGGAGAGTGGCCTGGTTCTTCCATCGATGAGATCAACCGCCTGTCGGAAAACCTGCAAGAAATGGCCCGCCGCATCCAGGACTCGGAGCTGCTCTACCGGTCTCTGTTCGAGCAGTTGCCCGATGGGGTGGTCCTGTTTGAGCAGGACAGCCTCAAACCGTTTCAGTTTAATGCCGCCGCTTGCAGCCAGTTAGGGTACAGCCGTGAGGAATTCGCCAAATTGTCGGTGCCGGACTTTTTTGTGGCTGGTGCTGCGACCGATGCTGAGCGCTATCGGGCCATTCTGCGCAAAGAGGGCAGGGTGCGTTTTGAAGCGGTGCATCGGAGCAAGACCGGGGAACGACGGCATATCTTTGTGTCTCTGCAGCGGATCGAACTGCAGGCCCAGCAACCGTTGATCCTGGCCATTCATCATGATGTCACCGATTTGAAAATGGCGGAAACCGAGCGGAAAAACACCCATCTTCTCCTCGATACATTCATGAAATATTCCCCTGTCTACACCTTTATCAAGGAAGTGACTCAGACCGAAAGTCGGGTTTTGCGCGCCAGCGATAACTGCAAAGAAGTGTTTGGGTTGAGCAGCGCCGAGGTGGTCGGGAAAACCATGCCCGAACTGCTGCCGGCGGAGGTGGCGGCCAAGGTGACCGCGGACGATTGGCTGGTTGTTTCTGAAAACAGGGTCCTTGAGCTTGAAGAAGAATATCAGGGGCGGACCTACACCTCCATCAAATTTCCTATTCCCCAGGAATCGGGTAACCTGCTGGCGGGATATAATATCGATATTACTGATCGGATCGAGGCGGAAAAAAACCGCCTGCAGCTGGAAAAACAGCTACTGCATGCGCAGAAACTGGAAAGCCTCGGGGTGCTGGCCGGAGGGATTGCCCATGATTTCAACAATATCCTGATGGCAATCACCGGTAACACCGAGATGGCGTTGCGGCGGATTCAGAAAAATGCTTCACCGGTTGACCATTTAGAGCGCATCAAGCAGGCTGCCGACCGAGCCGCCGCGTTGATTCGGCAGCTGCTGGATTATACCGGGAAGGGGCAATTCCGGGCGGAAACTCTGGACCTGAATCATCTGCTGGAAGACAGTTTGAACATCCTTGAGGTTTCCATCGGCAAAAAAGCCGAGTTGCGGGTCGATCTGCAACGACCGTTGCCACTGATTTCCGCGGATGCCGCCCAAATCAGGCAAATCATCATGAACCTGGTGATTAATGCTGCGGAGGCGATCGGTGATGCCGGGGGGGTGATCAGTATGACAACCGCCAGTCTTTACTGTGACAAAGCCGAGCTGGCCAGCGATTTAATCGATGCTGAGCCCCAGGCCGGTGATTATGTCAGCCTGGAGGTGGCTGATTCCGGCTGCGGAATGGACGCGCTGACCATGTCCAAACTGTTCGACCCCTTCTTCAGTACCAAATTTACCGGGCGTGGCCTGGGCCTGGCGGCCGTACTGGGGATTATCCGCAGTCACCGCGGAGTGATCAACGTGACCAGTGCTCCGGGGGAGGGGACGCTGTTCAGGGTCCTCTTGCCCGTCGCGGAAAAGCTGCCGCTGCTCCGATCCGGACCAGTACGACAGGCCGACTGGCAGGGGCGGGGCAAGGTCCTGCTGGTTGATGATGAAGAGGCTATTCGCAATATCGGCGCGGAGATGCTCAGGGAACTTGGGTTCTCCGTTCTGACCTGCAACGACGGCAAAGAGGCCCTGCAGACCTACCGCAGGGAAGAGGATATCGATTTTGTTATCCTTGATCTGACCATGCCGAAGATGGGCGGCGAACAATGCCTGCAGGAGCTGAAAAAAATCAACGAAAATGTCAAAGTGATTATTTCCAGCGGCTACAATGAGCTGGCCATTGCCAGGAAATTGGCGGATCATCGCGCCGGCGCTTTCCTGCAGAAACCCTACTTGCTGGAGTCGCTGAGCGAGTCCATCCGCAATCTGCTGGGCTGACTCTATTCCGGGATGAACAGGATGTTGTCCAGATCGATCAGTTTGTCCTGAATGAAGGTCTGGGCATCAGCAATCGCTTGGTTGTAGATTTGCGGGCCAAGCTGTTCCACGAAAAAATCGATCAGCAGCTCCGCCTTCAATTCGCCAATCGGGTCGTCGAATTCAGTACGGAAATAGGCCTGGATCTTGTCTGTCAAAAGCTTCCGGCGTTGTTCATGCAGTTCGATTTTCATGGATATTCTCTGTTCTCTCGGTTGAAAAGTTCAAGCCAGGGCCGTTCCGGAGTCAGGGGATATGGACGACCGCATATCCCTGCATCTGATAGCCGATGATGGAGACGAAACCGTTGTCGACCTGGTTGATCTCCGGCATAAGCTTAGCCTTGTCCAGGCCCGCAAGTTTGACAGCATACAAGCAAACCTCCAGGGTCACGCCTGCCTTTTTCATCTGTCGGAGCGTTGCCTGGAATTTATCCACGGCTTCCTGCTGGTCGGGGTCAACGGTATTACGCTCGGTGGAGAGCAGTTTTGCGGCCGGCCCGCGGAAGACGACGGCAACCTGTGGCGGTGTTGCCAATTTATTGACTGACGCATTCTCATAGGAATTCCTGACCGCCCAAAAAACCGCTTCGGCAGCACGCGGATTCCCTTGGCTGACATCATACACGGCCGTGAAGCTGTTGACACCGTGCAGGGAGTTTTCATAACCCTGCGCTCCGGCATGTGTCGGCATGATCCCGGAAAAAATCGTGATAGCTATGAACATGACCAGGGCGTGGCGCAGCTGTTGACGGGTGATCATAAGGCTCTCCTTTCCGCAGGGATGGAATTTTTCAGTTAATCGGTCCAAAAAATGAGTTGCTGCTGTTTTCCGCGGACAATTTCGAACAGCTCGGCAGCTTAGAGAAAGGCCAGGGGGAGAGCTGTTATAGTCTTCCCGCTATTCCGCTATTATAGCGCAATAACGGGAAGTGTTCGAAGTGAGAGGGAGTGCTCATCTTGCTGACTGTGCTTGCCCGTTTCCGCCCGGGGGGGGGCCGGAGCTGCGTCGGCGGGTCTTCGCTGGCAAAATGACTGCCCGCTTAAGACTGGGGCCTTGGGACCAAAGTACAAATGCATTTTGACGTGCTCGGCAAAAAAGGGGGTGTAAAAAAGTTGAGTTTTCGATAAATATAATATAATTTTTAAAATCTAAGCTTAGATTTGCTTTATTTTTCTTGAGGTCAGTCATGGCGGTTCCCCAAAGCAAACTGAAGGTGCGTGTCGACATGGCACGAAACCGGTTATACTGCATCATCGGCGGCGACATCACCAAGGCTGATCTGGAGGGTTTTTTTACCGATGTGCGCTTCGGGGTCGCGGATCTCAAGCCAGGCTTCGGGGTTATCACGGATCTTACCAACTGTCATCTTAGCCATCTGGCGGCTATTCCCACTTTCCGCAGGGTGATGCATTACCTTGCCGGCAGCAATGTCGGAAAAGTCATCCGGGTCGTTAATACCAAGAACCTGATTTATCAGCAGGCCATCAATCTTGCCTCCCGCCTGCCCGGGTACAGCAGTGTTTATGTCAAGACGATGGCGGAGGCCGAAGAGTTTCTGGATGGGGCCTGTCAACGGGATGGTCTCCGTTATATATTGCTGGACAAATCGATCGAGCTGCGTACGGAGAGTGGCTCTTTGAGCGGGACAATCATCAATATTTCCGTGAGCGGCTGTGCGATAAAATGGTTGGAAACGCCTCCCGTTGTCGGGCAGGCGGGGACGGTGGCGTTCACCTTGGCCGATAAAAAATCGGCGCAGAGGGATTTTGAAATCGAGGCGCGGGTTGTTCGCTTGTTTGAGGACGGCTTCGCTGTCGCCTATCAGAATATCACCGATGCTGATAAAAGTGATTTGCAGAAGTGTCTGGTGCAGGAATCAAAACTTGACGTCTCGTCCGATCGCCTCATGGAAAAGATTTTTTCTCCGCCGGCAGCTTAACGCCATCCCCCTTGGCGCAGGAATAGATTCCTTCCTGCAGTCATCCTACTCATTTTTTTCGCCAGTTGGCCCTGCAGTATTAGATTCTCCAGGTATTCCGAAAGGTTATACATTGCCCAGTAGATGGGAAATTTTTTCGGCTGTGTGCAGGAGCTTGGTCAGGATATTCTTTTGATAGTCTAAGGTGAAACGATAGGCCGGGCCAGCGACAGCCAGAGCCGCAGACAGCTTATTCTCGTAATCGAAGATCGGTGCCGCAATAGCGGCTATGCCATCCTCCAACTCCTGATCATCAATACCGTAACCTTGTTTCCTGATCTGCTGGAGATCCTTTTTGATATCTTCAATCTTGGTTTTGGTCCGCGACGTAAAGGGCGTTTTCGGAGCCGTGGCCAGAATCCGGTCAACGATGGCAGAATCGGAAAATGCCAATAGAACTCGGCCGGCGGCGGTTGGGGTGGGTTCTGAATAATCTCCTTCGTTGATGGAAAAGATCAGGCGGGAGGCTCCCATTTCACGGGCAAGGCACATGCACTTGTAATTATCCAGCAGATAGAGGACCGTTGATTCACCCGTTTCTTCGGACAGCTGTTTCATATGGAAAGACGCAACCGAGCGCAGGGAATTGGTCTTTTCGTAGGTTTTACCCAAGGCCAGGACCTTGGGCCCCAGGCAATAGTTGGTGCGTGACGACCTGACCAGATAGCCTGCTTTGAGCAGGGTCGCACAGAGCCGGTGGACCCGACTTTTATAGAGGCCGGTTTGAAGACACAATTCTTTCAGCGGCAGCTCGGCGGTTCTACTGGTAAAACAATCTAGGATTTGCAGCGCTTTGCTGACGGAATCGACCTGGGGCACGGATATTGATGGCTGTTTCGGCATGATTTGTCCGTTCTATTTGTATTCGCACAGGGATGCTGGCGGGTTACGTAGGGTCAGACGGTGCTGCTGCTTATCCTGACCAGGGTTTTCATTCGGTACGGATCGCTGAAGTTTTCAAGCGTTGTCTGTAACTGCTCCAGGGAGATCAGCCCGGACGGCAATGGTTCGGTTTGCAGAACAGATGTTGCGCAGGCCCTGTTGATAGAGAGCACATTCGCCACAGGAGTAGTTGGGATGAATGGTCACCCTTTGCCCAAACTCGAATCTGTTTGCGACGGATCCGGTTGCAAGCACTCTGTCGACGGCTTCATGGCCTGGAATAATGGGGCAGGGCTTGTCATATTTGCCGTGGAAGATAGACCCGTCCGAGCCGCATATGCCGGCTAATTCGGCCGCGACGAGGACTTCACCTGCCTTGATCTGGGGCCGTTGGACTTCTTTGATTTGAATGGCCGGCTGAGTGGTTAAGACCGCTGCCTTCATTTCTGCTCCGTCATTCTGGTTATGCTTGAAGCTTGATGCGGCCCGGGGTGAGGCCGATTACTGCTACCCAAAGCCGACGCAGCGCCTTTTAAGCGCGTCCGATGAGCGGGCACTTCGGGAGTGGAGTTGAGCTAACTGTGTCCTTTTAGCAGATATGCAATATCTTCTGGTAGGATTTTTTCGCTATGTTAAACTTTGCCTTGCGAAAAGACAAGGAGGAAAATAAAAATGCCGAACCAGGTCTGCGTGCCTTGCCACCAAGAGTGTGCTCTCCACATTTTACCCATGAGAACTTGAGTTGTGAGTAGATGAGAGCCTGCCCGGCGGACTGGATTTGACCGCGACTTCTGGACTTGATCGATCCAAGTCGTTATCTTCTTGACATTTTTACTCCAAACAAATATCCTTTCTGTAAGTTTGTATGTCCTACTAAGGAGGATTTTAAATCTGCGAGAAAGGTTCAATCGGTATTCATCGAGAAGATTTATAAAGATATGCAATCAGCGACAACCTGTTGTCGTCACAGCCTTATCTGGAACATAATACACACGCCCCCCCGTGCGGATAAGGCGGCTACGTTTAATGTTGAATTTTACTGCTGAAGTCTGCTACGCCAGCCTCTGGCAGTCAAATGAAGGTCAAAACGTTCACGATAGTTGAGAGCTGAGAAAAATTTCTATCAGGAGTCTTTGACTGGTTTTTGTCGAATAGGTATTGTCTCTATTCCGGCTTGGCTGCTTAGGATGATTTTGGGGATTTTTTCTCGCCTCTCCTGCATTTTGTAAAGGATGAAACATGACCGAACATGGACAAGACGGCTCGATAATCTCTGATCACGAACGCCCCAAAGGCGAGTATAAAATGATGCTGGTGCTGTTTATTATCAGCGCGGCATTGTTCGGTGATTCGTTATACAGCGAAGGATTTTTCCAGGGGGTGAGTGCAGGGCCGGGCAGTATCCCTCAGCTTGCCGGAGCGATGACTTTGCTGATGATTGCCGGGCTGGCCATCCAATTTTTCCGCAAAGGCTACAAGGAGGGGACTTTTGCTGATCTGATGCATCACCTGTTTGATCGCGAAGTCGTTATCCTGCTGGTAACCCTCACCATTTACGGCTTCATTGTCGAGACTATTCATTTTGTCCCCGCAACATTTTTATTCCTCGTCGTCACCATGTATCTGCTTGAACCGAAGAAACTGCTGCTGAAAATCGTGGTTTCGGCCGGGGTTCTTGCTGTTCTGTATCTGATATTTTCAACTTTGTTCCAGGTCGTTCTGCCGTAAGCGTTACAGGAGGAACTGTATTATGTACACAGGGTTGGAAGGCCTTCTGCAGCCTTTCATGAGTTTGAGCCTGGTTGGCTGGATTGCTGGGGGGACATTGGTCGGCCTCTATGTCGGGGCAATCCCCGGCTTGTCTGTCACCATGGCGGTGTCGATCCTGATTTCTTTTACTTTTTCATGGGATGTTTTGCCTGCTCTTGCCGTGATGGTTGGGATCTATACCGGTGGGGTTTATGGTGGAGCACGGGCTGGGATCCTGCTCAATATTCCCGGAGCTCCAGCCGCTGTCGCCTCAACCTTTGACGGTTATCCTCTGGCGAAGATGGGGATGGCAGGTCAGGCTATGGGGCTCTCTACAACTCAGGCGGTTATCGGTAATTTTCTCGGGATTTTGATCCTGGCCCTGTGTGCACCACTGATTTCGAATCTGGCCCTGGTTTTTCAGGCCCGGGATTACTTCCTGCTGGCGTTCATGGCGCTATTTCTGGTCGGTAATCTGTCTGAAGGCAGCATGGTCAAGGCCCTGATAGCAGCGTTTATAGGGATTGTGGTCGGTTTGATCGGGATGGATCCGGAAACCGGACAGGGGCGGATGACTTTCGGAACCCTGAATCTGCTGGGTGGTATTCATTTCGTCATTGTTATGATCGGCACTTTCGGGATTTCCGAAGCGCTGATGCAATTGCAGACCAAAGCCGTTGCGGTTAAACAGAGTATCTCACGAATTACCCCGGAATGGACGGCGGTCTGGGATAACATGTTTCTGACGTTGCGTGCCTCAGCCATTGGTGTCATTGTCGGTGCCCTGCCGGGAACCGGTGGCGATATCGCCGCGCTGATGGCTTATGATCATGCTAAACGGACAGTCAAGAACCCTTATCCCAAGCCATTCGGCCAGGGTGCCTATCAGGGCTTGATCGCCCCGGAAGCGGCTGCCAATGCGGCCATTGGCGGTGCTTTCGTGCCGATGATGACGTTGGGCATTCCGGGCGATTCAGTGACGGCGGTGTTGATCGGGGCGCTGATTATCCATGGCCTGAGGCCTGGCCCGATGTTGATGCGTGAGCAACCCCAGTTTTTCTGGTTTGTTGTCGGTTCGCTGCTTATTGCCAATGTTTTTCTCTATGTCTGGGGCATGACCGGTATTCGCGCCTTCAGCAAAATCGTCGAAATTCCAAAACCCTATATCATCCCCATTATCGTGGTGCTGACCTTTGTCGGCGGCTATTCCATCCAGAACAACATCACTGATATCTATTGGATGATCGCTTTTGGTATCCTCGGCTACTTTATGAAGCGCTATGACTACCCGGTGGCACCATTGGTGCTGGGGGTCATTTTAACGCCAATCATCGATGAAAACTTTCGTCGGGGTATCCAACTGGCCCACGGCAGTGCCCCCCAGTTTTTCCTCGGCATGGTGAGTAACGTTGTTCCTCTGGTCATTCTTGCGATCATGATATTGACGGTCATTGTTTCGAGCCCGAAGCTTATGGTCCGGATCAAGAGCCTTTGGGGAAAAACAGACGCCTGACCTTATTTCAGGAGAACATGTGAACCTGCATATTTCTTGGTTTTTAGGCTTCGGCTGGAGCT
This genomic window from Pelobacter seleniigenes DSM 18267 contains:
- a CDS encoding tripartite tricarboxylate transporter TctB family protein — translated: MTEHGQDGSIISDHERPKGEYKMMLVLFIISAALFGDSLYSEGFFQGVSAGPGSIPQLAGAMTLLMIAGLAIQFFRKGYKEGTFADLMHHLFDREVVILLVTLTIYGFIVETIHFVPATFLFLVVTMYLLEPKKLLLKIVVSAGVLAVLYLIFSTLFQVVLP
- a CDS encoding DUF2164 domain-containing protein, which produces MKIELHEQRRKLLTDKIQAYFRTEFDDPIGELKAELLIDFFVEQLGPQIYNQAIADAQTFIQDKLIDLDNILFIPE
- a CDS encoding alcohol dehydrogenase catalytic domain-containing protein, with the translated sequence MKAAVLTTQPAIQIKEVQRPQIKAGEVLVAAELAGICGSDGSIFHGKYDKPCPIIPGHEAVDRVLATGSVANRFEFGQRVTIHPNYSCGECALYQQGLRNICSANRTIAVRADLPGAVTDNA
- a CDS encoding DsrE family protein, translating into MITRQQLRHALVMFIAITIFSGIMPTHAGAQGYENSLHGVNSFTAVYDVSQGNPRAAEAVFWAVRNSYENASVNKLATPPQVAVVFRGPAAKLLSTERNTVDPDQQEAVDKFQATLRQMKKAGVTLEVCLYAVKLAGLDKAKLMPEINQVDNGFVSIIGYQMQGYAVVHIP
- a CDS encoding PAS domain S-box protein, which codes for MASHSLRRILAGYLLVAIFLPSVVLVVFGGIWIPPQVRADIEQRQAELARAVSKQVDSYLQEGTSMVQLAAAMHRDFDAGSGHWRQLDYLLDTTKSINSIYLIDADGTVIDVALKGEGKKHRQDLAALDLSANPLFRELAQDGHPHWSKTFLSVIHGGLVSAYGLRRDGVTFIGEVDLDFLTRFLRQISQSDDSLIFLVDHYGQIVADNNGIYTAQQHNVANLQLVKSSIATEGQVTGLFRFAGRDMIGTVLPIPGVDWHILVARPTAVAYRTIWNLAKIVFSGVVAAFVAGLLASFLLSRKLALRFAALTDHARKVAKGDQGGEWPGSSIDEINRLSENLQEMARRIQDSELLYRSLFEQLPDGVVLFEQDSLKPFQFNAAACSQLGYSREEFAKLSVPDFFVAGAATDAERYRAILRKEGRVRFEAVHRSKTGERRHIFVSLQRIELQAQQPLILAIHHDVTDLKMAETERKNTHLLLDTFMKYSPVYTFIKEVTQTESRVLRASDNCKEVFGLSSAEVVGKTMPELLPAEVAAKVTADDWLVVSENRVLELEEEYQGRTYTSIKFPIPQESGNLLAGYNIDITDRIEAEKNRLQLEKQLLHAQKLESLGVLAGGIAHDFNNILMAITGNTEMALRRIQKNASPVDHLERIKQAADRAAALIRQLLDYTGKGQFRAETLDLNHLLEDSLNILEVSIGKKAELRVDLQRPLPLISADAAQIRQIIMNLVINAAEAIGDAGGVISMTTASLYCDKAELASDLIDAEPQAGDYVSLEVADSGCGMDALTMSKLFDPFFSTKFTGRGLGLAAVLGIIRSHRGVINVTSAPGEGTLFRVLLPVAEKLPLLRSGPVRQADWQGRGKVLLVDDEEAIRNIGAEMLRELGFSVLTCNDGKEALQTYRREEDIDFVILDLTMPKMGGEQCLQELKKINENVKVIISSGYNELAIARKLADHRAGAFLQKPYLLESLSESIRNLLG
- a CDS encoding IclR family transcriptional regulator, which produces MPKQPSISVPQVDSVSKALQILDCFTSRTAELPLKELCLQTGLYKSRVHRLCATLLKAGYLVRSSRTNYCLGPKVLALGKTYEKTNSLRSVASFHMKQLSEETGESTVLYLLDNYKCMCLAREMGASRLIFSINEGDYSEPTPTAAGRVLLAFSDSAIVDRILATAPKTPFTSRTKTKIEDIKKDLQQIRKQGYGIDDQELEDGIAAIAAPIFDYENKLSAALAVAGPAYRFTLDYQKNILTKLLHTAEKISHLLGNV
- a CDS encoding PilZ domain-containing protein — its product is MARNRLYCIIGGDITKADLEGFFTDVRFGVADLKPGFGVITDLTNCHLSHLAAIPTFRRVMHYLAGSNVGKVIRVVNTKNLIYQQAINLASRLPGYSSVYVKTMAEAEEFLDGACQRDGLRYILLDKSIELRTESGSLSGTIINISVSGCAIKWLETPPVVGQAGTVAFTLADKKSAQRDFEIEARVVRLFEDGFAVAYQNITDADKSDLQKCLVQESKLDVSSDRLMEKIFSPPAA